The following coding sequences are from one Primulina eburnea isolate SZY01 chromosome 15, ASM2296580v1, whole genome shotgun sequence window:
- the LOC140814369 gene encoding uncharacterized protein: protein MDSSFASAALRPPVLDSTNYNLWKVKIRYYIKSIDEQAWQRVINGWSPPVMLDREGDNLPKPETDWTADEVQNSNYNSKALNAIFISVDMNMFSLITKCTSAKSAWDILQRHCEGSESVRRTRLRMLTSKFEMMRLEESENILDYDHRLRKIANEAFSCGDPISNERLVSKVLRSLPERFSIKICAIDEAKDTSQMALEALIRIRDKKKDAQPSKFPSLPPLERRQRFPVKQQFQPRNEGKGQFNSKRYESVQCRECKGFGHYANECPNRLRKNKGYNVSLSDEGSDAEEKSTDEENQTSLTALLTENRGLQVNPLGVALGVATPGRNICKNSAMANAFK, encoded by the exons ATGGACTCTTCATTTGCAAGCGCAGCACTTCGACCACCAGTCCTAGATAGTACAAATTACAACCTATGGAAAGTCAAAATAAGATACTACATAAAATCTATAGATGAACAGGCATGGCAGCGTGTCATCAATGGTTGGTCTCCACCAGTCATGTTAGATCGAGAGGGTGACAACTTGCCAAAGCCTGAAACTGACTGGACTGCTGATGAAGTGCAAAATTCGAACTACAACTCAAAGGCCTTGAATGCTATATTTATTTCAGTTGACATGAACATGTTCAGTTTAATCACAAAATGTACTTCGGCTAAAAGTGCATGGGATATCCTCCAAAGACACTGTGAAGGTTCTGAAAGTGTGCGACGAACCAGATTGAGGATGCTCACTTCCAAATTCGAGATGATGAGGTTGGAAGAATCTGAAAATATACTAGACTATGATCATCGTCTACGGAAAATTGCTAATGAAGCGTTCAGTTGTGGAGACCCTATCTCCAATGAGCGTTTAGTTAGCAAGGTCCTTCGTTCTTTGCCCGAAAGATTTAGCATAAAGATTTGTGCAATAGATGAGGCTAAAGACACTTCTCAGATGGCTTTGGAAGCTCTTATCAG AATCCgagacaagaagaaggatgcacaaccaTCGAAATTTCCAAGTCTTCCACCCCTTGAAAGGCGACAAAGGTTTCCTGTCAAGCAACAATTTCAACCAAGGAATGAAGGCAAAGGACAATTCAATTCAAAAAGATATGAGTCGGTGCAGTGTAGAGAGTGCAAAGGTTTTGGACACTATGCCAATGAATGTCCTAACAGATTGCGAAAGAACAAAGGCTACAATGTGTCCCTAAGCGATGAAGGATCCGATGCTGAGGAGAAATCCACTGATGAAGAAAATCAAACCTCCTTGACTGCATTATTAACAGAAAATCGCGGACTGCAGGTGAATCCTTTAGGTGTTGCTCTAGGTGTTGCCACTCCTGGCCGCAACATCTGCAAAAATTCA GCTATGGCTAATGCCTTCAAATGA